The sequence CTGATCAGCGATGTCACGGATGATAACGATGATGTTTTTGATCTCTTCGCTTTGTCTTATGACGTCCCCTGTCTTTTGTGAGATAGCATTCATCGAGCTACTCATCTGCTCAACCGCAGCCGCGCTCTCTTGGATAGAGTCAGCTTGTTTGCTAGCACCATCAGTTAAATTTCTCATAGACTCAGCAAGCATAGTTGCCTTTTCTTCTAAATTTTGAGCTTGATTTAGGTTGCTATTTAGCATAGCGCTTATAGCATCACCTGCATTATTTATGCCAACTATCATAGCTTTTAGATCAGCTTCTATGTCATCTCTTAGCTCGATCTTAGCGGTGTAGTCGTTATTTGAGTAGGCTTTTAGGATATTTATGACGCTGCCTAAATTTTGACTGATAGAGCTAAAGAAAGTATTTAGCAGATCTTTTAGCTTGATAAGCGATGGGTTATTTGGGTTCTCATTTAGTTTAACGCCTAAATTTCCTCTTATCATGTTATTTGCAGCTACATTTAGCTCTTCAAGCATGGTGTTATCTTTCTTGATGCCAGCTATGACTTTGTCTATGTTTTTATTTATCTCCTCGCTCATCACGCCAAATTCATCAGTCGTGTGGATGTCTAGCTTGCTTGGGGCAGTGCTGCTCTCATAAGTGATAAATTTAAAGGTATCAGAAAGCTTCTCTTGGATAACGCTGATAGGCTTAAGTGAGCGTTTTAGTAGCACGAAAACAATGGCTGAGAGTATGACTATAAAGAGCACTGCAAGCATTAGCTGAGCTTTTAAGATAGGCATAGTGTGGTTTGAAAAGGTATCCGCACCTATGGCGACGGTTGCAAGCCAGCCATCATCGTTGATAGGCAAAATTTTAGCCGTTACATCTTGGTTTTTAGAGTTTTTATATGAGATCAGACCATTTTCATCAAATTCTTTATTGTTATATTTTTCTGAGACGACCTTTGTAGCTGGCAAGATAGTGCCAACCTCTGAAACTACGTCAGAAAAGAGCATAGTGCCATCTTTTCTCATCACATAAGCATATCCGCCATCGCCAGTGTTGCCTATCTCGATGATCTTGTCGCTAACTTTCTTTACATCCACATCTATACCAGCAACGCCAACAAATTTACCATTTTTAGTAACTGGAGCGGTGAAACTTACAACAAGATCATTTGTAGAAGTGACCCTTGGCTCAGTGTAAATTTCTTTATTTTTCTCTTTTGTGCTCTTATACCAGCCTCTAGTTCTTGGGTCGTAGTTATCAGCTACGGTTGTTCTTTTGCCGTCTGACTGAAAGAAGTGTCCATCCTCATCGCCGTAATAGACATATTTCACCGCAGAGTTTGCGACCTTTTTTTCTAATAAGACAAAATTCATTATCTCATCGCCACTTTGAGCGCCTTCAACTGCTGATGAAATTTTCTTGATATGCTCTAAATTTTCATCAAAAAAAGTGTTTGCAACACTCTTTATATCTTTAAGGACTTGATCCTCTTTGCCACTGACAAGCTCAACGATCTTATCCTTTGAAGTAAAATAACTAACCGCCGAGATAGCGCAAAACGAGATGATGAGTAAGATCATCAAGGCGAGTGCTATCTTATTTGTGATAGAACGAAACACCTCTGCTCCTTTAAATTTTGTTTGAAATCCATTTGAAAAACAAAATCGGAGCAAAAGTATAAATGTTTATAGTGTTCTCATAAATTCGGTGCTATAAATTCCCTCAATGCGTCTTTTCATATCATCATGCCAGCCATTTGTAAGAGTGGTGAGGGCGTTAAATTTCTCAAGTAAATTTAAATTTTCACTTGGCGCGTAAAAGAGCCTGTTTATCTCTAAAATACTCATATGAACTGGGTCACTCTCTATAACCTCTATCGCGTCGCCTGCTTTGCACGATCCTGGCGTAAGGACGCGGTAGTACCAGCCAGTAAGGCCTGTTTCAAAGATGTGAGTAGCCATATTTTCATTGCCCCATCTTTTTGAGAGCTTAAAGCATGGCTTTCTAGGCTGCGAGACTTGAAGCACAAGCGAGCCCACCTTGTGGATATCGCCCACATAGACGCAGCTCTCATCAAGCCCATCAACGCATAAATTCTCCCCCATCGCCCCATAAGCCATATTTTTTAATCCTAAAAATTTCTCCCACTCGGCGTAGTTTGCAAACGAATTTGCAAAGACTGCCTTTTCAGGGCCGCCGTGGTGCTTCGTATCAGCGACGCTATCGCCCTCAAAACCAAGCTCATTTGCGAAAATTTCGCCGTTTTGAGCCACTTTAAAAATAGCTGAGCTCCAAGGTAAATTTAGCTTATCAGTTGCATTTTGTGAGCCGTAGTTTTTCACCTCGCCGATTAGTAAAGCTTTCAGTGTTGCCATATTTTTCCTATCAAATTTAGTTTATTCTTAAATTATTCGCGTGAGTTAGCGCGATCGCGATCGCATCGGTGATATCAAGCGGTTTTATCTCTTTATTTATACCTAAAATTTTCTTCACCATAAATGCCACTTGCTCTTTATCAGCCTTTGCCTTGCCAGTGACTGTTTTTTTTACTTGAAGCGGCGTATATTCGGCAAAGTCCCCATGAAGCTGCAAAATTTTAAGACTAAGTGCCCCGCGAAACTGAGCGAGCTTTAAGACCGTTTTTGGGTTGTAGGCAAAGAAGATGTCCTCTATCGCAACCTCGTCAAATTTATGGTTTTTAAAGATGAGATCAAGCCCCTCGCAAAGCTCTGTTATTTGGTATTGAAGTGTGTTTGGCTTTATCTTTATAAGTCCAGCTTCAAGAAGTATAGTTTTAAATTTGCTCTTTTCAAGTATCGCGTAACCGCAATTTTTCGTGCCTGGATCGATTCCTAAAATTTTCATCACAATCTTTTCAATACTTTTTCACGACTTTTTCACGGCGTGAAAAAGTTTGTCAGAGTTTAACAAAGGTTTTATTAAATTTAAGATAAAATCGCTAATAAAATTCATTAAATAAAAAGGGTTGAAAT is a genomic window of Campylobacter concisus containing:
- a CDS encoding MOSC domain-containing protein, with product MATLKALLIGEVKNYGSQNATDKLNLPWSSAIFKVAQNGEIFANELGFEGDSVADTKHHGGPEKAVFANSFANYAEWEKFLGLKNMAYGAMGENLCVDGLDESCVYVGDIHKVGSLVLQVSQPRKPCFKLSKRWGNENMATHIFETGLTGWYYRVLTPGSCKAGDAIEVIESDPVHMSILEINRLFYAPSENLNLLEKFNALTTLTNGWHDDMKRRIEGIYSTEFMRTL
- the ruvC gene encoding crossover junction endodeoxyribonuclease RuvC, coding for MVMKILGIDPGTKNCGYAILEKSKFKTILLEAGLIKIKPNTLQYQITELCEGLDLIFKNHKFDEVAIEDIFFAYNPKTVLKLAQFRGALSLKILQLHGDFAEYTPLQVKKTVTGKAKADKEQVAFMVKKILGINKEIKPLDITDAIAIALTHANNLRIN